One stretch of Streptomyces sp. NBC_01363 DNA includes these proteins:
- a CDS encoding MFS transporter, with translation MTSARSHEGPGPLRRTGRAVGHALHLPFTGTARGIRKVTHAHGAGESGLGKLIELHAVNGAGDVMITIALASTVFFSVPTDEARGRVALYLAVTMAPFTLLAPVIGPLLDRLPHGRRAAMAGAMLARAVLALTMSGAVATGGLELYPAALGVLVCSKAYGVVRSAVVPRLLPPRFSLVKANSRVTLAGLLATGVAAPIGAGLQTVGPGWPLYGACAIFIGGTVLAFTLPPKVDSSKGERKAQLVPPHGTAAPVGTKGPRKGRARGRERNGEKRPGLRSVGPSVLNGLQANTAHRALSGFLIFFLAFLLREYPLAGQSAAISLGIVGVAAGVGNALGTAVGSWLRARGPEVIVASVLALALGIAVLAALFYSTVMVAALSATAGFTQALSKLSLDAMIQRDVPEEVRTSAFARSETVLQMAWVVGGGIGIALPLNGVLGMSVAAAILALGAATSVRGLLGAARRGSPHPRVA, from the coding sequence GTGACTTCCGCCAGGTCGCACGAGGGACCCGGCCCGCTCCGCAGGACGGGCCGGGCGGTCGGACATGCCCTCCACCTGCCGTTCACCGGCACCGCCAGGGGCATCCGGAAGGTGACGCACGCCCATGGCGCCGGGGAGTCCGGGCTCGGCAAACTGATCGAACTGCATGCCGTGAACGGCGCGGGTGACGTGATGATCACGATCGCGCTCGCCTCGACGGTGTTCTTCTCCGTGCCGACGGACGAGGCCCGCGGCCGGGTCGCCCTCTACCTCGCCGTCACCATGGCGCCCTTCACCCTCCTCGCCCCCGTGATCGGCCCGCTCCTGGACCGGCTGCCGCACGGCCGGCGCGCCGCGATGGCCGGTGCGATGCTGGCCCGCGCGGTGCTCGCGCTCACCATGTCGGGCGCGGTCGCCACCGGCGGTCTGGAGCTGTATCCGGCCGCGCTGGGCGTCCTGGTCTGCTCGAAGGCGTACGGGGTCGTGCGCAGCGCGGTGGTGCCGCGTCTGCTGCCACCCCGTTTCTCCCTGGTGAAGGCGAATTCCCGGGTCACCCTGGCCGGGCTGCTGGCGACCGGTGTCGCCGCCCCGATCGGGGCGGGGCTGCAGACCGTCGGGCCCGGCTGGCCGCTGTACGGCGCGTGCGCGATCTTCATCGGCGGGACCGTTCTCGCCTTCACGCTGCCGCCCAAGGTCGACTCCTCGAAGGGCGAGCGGAAGGCCCAGCTGGTGCCGCCGCACGGCACGGCGGCCCCCGTCGGGACGAAGGGGCCCCGGAAGGGCAGGGCGAGGGGCCGGGAGCGGAACGGCGAGAAGCGGCCCGGTCTGCGATCCGTTGGCCCGTCCGTGCTGAACGGGCTCCAGGCCAACACCGCGCACCGCGCGCTCTCCGGCTTCCTGATCTTCTTCCTGGCGTTCCTGCTGCGCGAGTACCCGCTCGCCGGGCAGAGCGCCGCCATCTCGCTCGGCATCGTCGGCGTCGCGGCCGGCGTCGGCAACGCGCTCGGCACGGCGGTCGGCTCCTGGCTCCGGGCCCGCGGCCCCGAGGTGATCGTCGCGTCGGTGCTGGCCCTGGCCCTGGGGATCGCCGTGCTCGCCGCGCTCTTCTACAGCACGGTCATGGTCGCCGCGCTCAGCGCCACCGCGGGTTTCACCCAGGCCCTGTCGAAGCTCTCGCTGGACGCGATGATCCAGCGCGACGTGCCGGAAGAGGTGCGCACCTCCGCGTTCGCCCGGTCCGAGACCGTGCTCCAGATGGCCTGGGTGGTCGGTGGCGGCATCGGCATCGCCCTCCCCCTCAACGGCGTACTGGGCATGTCGGTCGCCGCGGCCATCCTCGCCCTCGGTGCCGCAACGTCCGTACGGGGTCTGCTGGGCGCCGCGCGACGCGGCTCGCCGCACCCCCGCGTGGCGTGA
- a CDS encoding DUF3027 domain-containing protein, giving the protein MSAATTRSRTARIPVPDRLCAEAVDLARAAAEEAAAPGAVGEHVAVVSEGDRVVTHFFECKEPGYRGWRWAVTVARASRAKYVTLDETVLLPGSDAVLAPEWVPWSERLRPGDMGPGDLLPTEADDIRLEAGYTGEDEPPPNSAVSEVSQEMADLVDVEDAELTTRPATTSRGSIAAVADELGMRRARVLSRYGLHAAADRWDEAFGAKTPMAQAAPASCASCAFLVPLAGSLRQAFGVCANEFGPADGRVVSLAYGCGGHSEAAVMPKPPKPAPHALDTMQVDEYPLRPARDSGSVPAEPDAPTEDLGHS; this is encoded by the coding sequence GTGAGTGCTGCGACGACGCGAAGCCGTACGGCCCGTATCCCTGTCCCCGACCGTCTGTGCGCCGAGGCGGTAGACCTTGCGCGCGCGGCGGCCGAGGAGGCAGCCGCGCCGGGGGCCGTCGGTGAACATGTGGCCGTGGTCTCCGAGGGGGACCGGGTCGTCACGCACTTCTTCGAGTGCAAGGAGCCCGGCTACCGGGGCTGGCGCTGGGCGGTGACCGTCGCTCGGGCCTCCCGCGCGAAGTACGTCACCCTCGACGAGACGGTGCTGCTGCCCGGCAGCGACGCGGTGCTCGCCCCGGAGTGGGTGCCGTGGAGCGAGCGGCTGCGCCCCGGCGACATGGGGCCCGGCGATCTGCTGCCCACCGAGGCGGACGACATCCGCCTGGAGGCCGGCTACACCGGCGAGGACGAGCCGCCGCCGAACTCCGCGGTCTCCGAGGTGTCCCAGGAGATGGCCGACCTCGTCGACGTGGAGGACGCGGAGCTGACGACGCGCCCCGCGACGACGAGCCGGGGCTCGATCGCGGCGGTCGCGGACGAGCTCGGCATGCGGCGGGCGCGGGTGCTGTCCCGGTACGGGCTGCATGCGGCGGCCGACCGGTGGGACGAGGCGTTCGGCGCGAAGACGCCGATGGCCCAGGCGGCGCCGGCCTCGTGCGCCAGCTGTGCCTTCCTGGTGCCGCTGGCGGGTTCGCTCAGGCAGGCGTTCGGGGTGTGCGCGAACGAGTTCGGTCCGGCGGACGGGCGGGTCGTGTCGCTGGCGTACGGGTGCGGTGGGCATTCGGAGGCGGCGGTGATGCCGAAGCCGCCGAAGCCGGCGCCGCACGCGCTGGACACGATGCAGGTGGACGAGTATCCGTTGCGGCCGGCCCGGGACTCCGGCTCGGTCCCGGCGGAGCCGGACGCGCCGACGGAGGACCTCGGCCACTCGTAG
- a CDS encoding DUF2771 domain-containing protein, with product MTVAFFSGKGRRIGVALGAVSAGLLVLSACDKPTPLATVTVGGNSVSSEAACYNDGKPLKKSEYQSCLNKKAEKSVEVAMDDKVHFGVDPEIADNGWTLFINGQQAEQEPYKKTYRSIPGSAFFSSQTGETTNKTQISIVETKGKELTGVWHFELKKSS from the coding sequence ATGACCGTTGCGTTCTTCTCCGGTAAGGGCCGCCGAATCGGCGTCGCTCTTGGTGCCGTGTCCGCGGGACTCCTTGTCCTCTCCGCCTGCGACAAGCCGACGCCGCTCGCGACCGTAACGGTCGGCGGCAACTCGGTGAGCTCCGAGGCGGCCTGCTACAACGACGGCAAGCCGCTCAAGAAGTCCGAGTACCAGAGCTGCCTCAACAAGAAGGCGGAGAAGTCCGTCGAGGTCGCGATGGACGACAAGGTCCACTTCGGCGTCGACCCCGAGATCGCGGACAACGGCTGGACCCTGTTCATCAACGGCCAGCAGGCCGAGCAGGAGCCGTACAAGAAGACCTACCGGTCCATCCCGGGCAGCGCCTTCTTCTCCAGCCAGACCGGCGAGACCACGAACAAGACGCAGATCAGCATCGTGGAGACCAAGGGCAAGGAACTGACCGGCGTCTGGCACTTCGAGCTGAAGAAGTCCTCCTGA